ctcctaGTACACTTTAATATGGATAAGGGTAAACTGTTTGCTCAGCGATTCGCTGACTCTTTCAAGTAAGTACACTTCTTGCCATGCTGTATATCAAATGCTGCTGGTCTGCccaggggggggggcattttaaTGGGCTGCAACACTGCTACTAAGCAGGATTTACCATGTAAAAAGAGCTGTGATAAGCAGCAGCGGCTGCCCAATAAATCACAGACATTAAAAAGGATGTTTCCTCAACTGTTGGTGACGGACTGCCGAGCTGAGTGAAGCAAGCTTTGCTGTTAGCTGATCAGTTTTGTGTGCTAAAATATAAAGGATTTTTCAAATGACAGCAGttattcattcatatttattttcaCCTTGCAGATAATCAGccctttaaagttttttttaatcaaaaatcCTTCATTGTTTATATCACATACACATACTAGCCTGGATCTATTTGTGATATAATCTGGTATATTTGAGATGCTTATTAGCTCTATGATTAAAATTTTATACGTATGAAATTAAATAACCTGTGGTCATGTTGCAACTGATAAAAACTGGGCTGGGATCTGTGAGGCCATCTTTATTTATGCTCTTGTCTGAATCATTTAAATCTCAGATTTGTTTACATTCTGATTATGCCCACCAGCACCAAAATAATTAACTGATAACACTATATGTGCGGCTTCAAAATATTAATTAcatgtttcttaaaaaaaaaggaaaacagtcTCTCTGATGTTAATTTTCTTTCCTCTAATCTCGCCCACCTCTTGTCCCTGTCTGCCTGATCCCCAATTAAAAAGTAAAACTGGAATTGAAACTGGGTTTGAACAACACAGTATCACATTTCCCTGAATTAGTTACGTGTGACACAACAAACcttattaaataattaattgtgGGGCTTCTTGTTTAGGTCCCATTGTTTGTGTGGCTTTGCAATTAACGTCTGGAAACAGAACAACAAAATCTAAATTTTGAGAAAAGTTTAAATCGCAGAGTCTCACCTGAAGTTGTGCATGAAGTGTTTGAACTTGTCCGTGCGTCTGGACAGCGGGACGATGATGTTAATCGGGACATTTGCTGTGTCCACCCTCTCATTTTTCACCTTCATCAGTGGTCCAAAGGGACGGAAGAGGACCAGGCGCCTGAATTCATTTCTGGACTCCCCTCTGAAGCTCAGCTCATACAGCGTCCCTTTGTCCTTCTCTGTGCGGGTGATACCTGATGGGAGAAACATATGAACTACTGAGCAAACAAACTTAAATAACTTAGATATTAGTGCCGGTGACCCTGAATGTTTTTGTGATAATCAATGGCTGTATTTATATACAACAGTAATATCCAATAGTAGCCTGTTTATTTGATTTAGCTtgttatcaatcttctcatctaattccTGGGAAGAAAGTGTATTTCACAAAACGTAAATAAACAACTTCTAATAACTTCGAGAAAGaaatatattgtgtgtgtgtgtgtgtgtgtgtgtgtgtgtgtgtgtgtgtgtgtgtatatatatatatatatatacacacacacacacacagtatattttACATTAACTTATATACCAACATATTAACTTACAATGATGTAaatgtaaggcaaggcaaggcagctttatttatatagcacatttcagcaacagtgcaattcaaagtgctttacataaaacattaaaaagcagttAGAAAtgaattcaaaaacaaaaacagataaaatacaagaataaaattcACAGTGCAGTACAATAAATTAAAggaaggcaacatcaaaaagaaaggttgtcagccttgatttaaaagaagaagaattttgaaatctattctgtgagacagaggaagccagtgtaaagacataagaactggagtgatgtgatccactttcttgttGTTAGTGAGGACAcaagcagcagcgttctgaatcagctgcagctgtctgattgatttgttagggagacctgtaaggacaccgttacagtagtcgagtctactgaagataaaagcatggacaagtttttccaagtcctgctgagacataagtcctttaacccttgatatattcttaaggtgataataggcagactttgttattgtcttaatgtggctgttaaaattcaggtctgagtccatgactacaccaagatttctggctttgtctgttgtttttaacattgtcgtttgaagctgagcgctAACTTTCAAtctttcctcttttgctccaaaaacaaccacctcagtttttttttcatttaatttaagaaagttctgtgaTGGTATTTTTGTTGTACACAAGTGAGTTTTAATGTCAGATTTAAGTTTCTGTGCCTGAAGTTCCTCTGTGTCTTTCTTTGTCGCAGTGAtgttgttttacttattttctcCAGGGTGTGGCTTTTGTTTAAATCCCCTAAGGATTTCTGTATTTCAAAGTGCCAAGGATCCTGTTTTCCCACATTAGAATTTAAcataaaaaattatcttaaaaagaaacatctttttataaAGGAACATCATTTTTAGCATCAGGTTGTGATAGACTGATGCTGAGGTTATATGTGGGGAAAGAAGAAGGGCATATAAGGCCACAGAAAACATTGTCCATgcactctgctgctgctgctgggcaaAAAGCCATAACTGTACATAAacctataacacacacacacacacacacacacacacacacacacacacacacacaaaagaaaagagaagttAAAAGAGAGTCTATTCTGGTCATTCAGACACATTTCAGTCAGCATGTTCCTCCAGAGAGAAGTTGTTTTTCAATTACTCTGCTATTACAAGGATTATTACTTGCAAATTGACCTACTGGGGACAGTCGTGGTAGAAAGGAAAATGGAAATGGGGTACAGAAAGTGAGAAGTGAgaccagagaaaaaagaaagagggagaaagaggaatCACTGGAAATAGACATTCGAGAGCTTGGATggcagaaaaaagagcagacagatagatacaaataaatatagagaaaaaaaagaagaaaaagaagaagagagagaacagaaaGATGTCTGTGGGCAAGGATTTGCAGTCTGATAGCATCTTGAATTAAGGTCTTCCTGTTAAGTTGGCCAGCTTCCTGTGATGGGACACGATAAGCTTTCTTTTGGTAAATAGGCTGGGCACTTTAGACttcacttcctgtctctgtcctTCTGTCTAACTGCACTTTTCTGTCCCTTGCTAAGGACGGAACTCAGTGGTTAACAAGTTCTTTTTGCACACCTCCTCTATTTGTGTGCAGTTTCAGCTCACTAGCTTGCCAATGCAGCCCTGAAAGCACCCCGAAGATGCTTTTATCAGTCTGGCCATCTAGACTGCCTTTCACTTTTCTAGCCGGCAGGGTTGGATAAATCACAGCTTGTTCAAGATGtgctaaaaaaaatgtcaatgtctGAGTCCATTAAAGAGCAATAAGTGCAAACAAATATGAGCAGGAGGGAGTCGCTATTTCATTAAAAGCTAAGCTGCACTCTCCTGCTGTCTTGTTGAGGAATTGTGGAGGTTGTTTACACCTAGAAACGCACAAATGTATGCACATCTATTAAAATCACTGTAAGATAAACACATTACAGTAAATGGGACCACACACAAGCTCCATATTCTGACCTATGGCTCATTTCCGACAAGACAGGTGCCCCAATTGCTCACTTTAAAACCTCCACCCACTCGCACACTGAAGGTGGTGACCtttaaagaacacacacacgcacgcacgcacgcacgcacgcacgcgcgtgcgcgcgcgcgcgcgcgcacacacacacacacacacacacacacacacacacacacacactaaaatacCCCGCTTGAAGAGATGCTCCACTGTGAATGAGGAGCATCTGAATTCATTTCCTGAGGTTGTGATCAGAGCTGAGCAGAACTAGGATTAGGAGGATATCCTGGTTGTACTTGTACACAAAACTCACTCACATATTTCTGACCTTCCAGGGATTCATGtacaaaaaaaagatcaaaGTAACCCAAGGTTGAAGAACAAAGTGGAGTATAGTGTTTGGatgtagaaaaaaatgtgtCCGGGAAATTAcgtttgtaatttgtttttacatttactgTTGCAAATTTGTTGTAGACATTTGATGTGTTCTCACCTTCTATGAAGTCAGATGGTGTGtacactttgcttgtttgagtTTTTTCTGCTGCGTCCCTGCTGTCTTGCTGGGATGATGGCGTGTTGAGGCTGTGCAGGGCCATCTCCAGCACCTCCCCCAGCGCCTCTCTCTTGTCCTTTCTCACTGGCTTCTCCTCGGGGTGACGCGTCAGCCCCATCTCCAGCTGGTACACCCTCTGCAGGGTGAAACTCTCAAAGGGCACCACCGCATATTCGCTGGGCAGCCTGGTGCCTGCGGTCACCTCGGCCTTCGACAGCTGGCTCCGCAGGAACTCCTGGAGGTCCGCCTGCTGGCTCTTGGCTCCCTGAGCCTCCCCGAGACCGCCTCCCTGGGACACAGCCCCGGCTTCCTGTCCCTCTGCTGGGCCCCCAGCAGCCCTCTTCAGGCTCTCCTGCACTccttttagctgctggctacgCTCCTGCAAAGCCTCCTTGAGCTGAGCTATCTGCTTCTTCAAGGAGGAGATGTGGAGGCGATGCTGCTCCTCGCGCTCTTGGAGGAGCACCTGATAAGATTGAACACCCGGCTGTCCACCGCTTTGAGGAGCTCGTGCTCCTCCCGTCCCACCTACGCCTGCTCCAATCCCCGGCCCCGTGCCCCCTAGGCCGGGGTGGTTGGGTCCAGCACGGGGGAGAGCATGGCTCAGTGGAGGGCCATCAGAGTGGGGGGGGCTGCAGGTCATCACATAGAGGAGCGACAGGGAGCAGCAGAGGAGCACCAGCACGCCTCCAACACGGGAGACCCAGGCTAGCAGTCCACGCCGCAACATTGCTGCATGTAGCATCAAAACTCACTCCTCTGcgttaaacatacacacacacacacacacacactccgaaATATCATGTAACCTCACACACTCCAGCCTTGATGATAAGAGTCCATTTGTGATTATGTTCCATCACCCAGTGAGGAGGCCAGCTACTTATCAGTATGAGGTCATTTCATCTGAATTAGGTCATCGCCTCTCCACTGCCTGAGATTGTAATTTGTTTTGTCATTGGCAGGGTGAACATAtgagaaaaaacactttttcccTTTCTGTTGGTCCAATTAGCTCCATGGTCAGCAAGAAGACTCAGGCCCAAACGATGTTACATCAGCTATCACTCATATGTGACTCATCTGTTCGCTGACTCCCTCAGTCAGTTCATAACGTCCTTTTCACATCAGCCCGGATGAAGCAGTGTGGCGGACAGGGCAAAAATGCTATGTTTCATGAGAAAGCAAATCCTCTGTGGTGAGCGGTGGTTTCCCCATGTTGTTTTCCTGACTGAGAAAACAGAAAGGAGAGAGGTTTGTCAGACAATTATTCTTAACATTTTGACCTCCACCAAACTCCATCGGATCATGGTTACTTGTGTCATTTAGAAGTCAGAAACATGCCAGGCCACTTTGACATGTTACTTTAGTATGGCAAAAAGAGTTTAACTGCCTTCGCCAAACCAAGCATTCCTTCAGGACTGCAGCTTCTGGAAAACAATGTTGTCACTGATGTGTGAGAAAATGAGGCAAAGTGAAAGAGTATGCTTAAAAGTGTACAGATGACACTGTGTTATTGTGAGTGTGTTCAGTGGAAACTGGGACATATCCAGTACatctgtgtactgtatatatacctGCATACTGACTCAGTGGTGAGAAAGGCTAGGCAGAGACTGCTTAAAAAACGccggaaaaaacaacaaaaacgtccaaaaaaagtgcagaaaaagatggacaaaaacatctgaaaaagtgacaaaaaacttggaaaaaagtgacaaaaacttcggGAAAGGcttcaaaaacgtcgaaaaaggtgacaaaaacatcgggaaaagcaacaaaagtacCATAAAAGACCACAAAAGCACTGAAAAAAAGtttcattttgacccagaaaaacaaaaagttgccgGCTCTCTGTTGAGGTCAGGTAGAAGGTTCCAGGTACACCAGGCCAGCACTGAGACCCTCAGACCACTAGGATCCTCAATGAGGACACTGCCTAAGACTGTACAAAAAAGTTATGGATTGTGTTACTTTCAGACAGAGGAATGCTAActgctgcttccagtctttatgctaagctaagctaagctaagcattTCCTGGCTCTACCTCCATATTTTAGTGTATAGACGTGAAAGTAGAATCAATCTACtcctctaactcttggcaagaaagtgagCAAAACATATTTCCCAACCAGTCTatctataaataaattaaaaaaaaagaatatttttgaTTCACAGCATTATGGTTTTCTTtctcttacttttttttctggtgAATGACTTTAATTTCTTCAGACCTCTAACAATCCTTAAAATTAATCAACCCAAGATTAAGAGTGGTCATTGCTTCATTTTAAGGAGTCCCAAGCTCAAAAGGTGATCATGATGTGATCAAATATTgccaaaaaatataatataagagAGTAGATGCTGACTTATATCCTACACCAGTACAGAAAAGGTGAGTGACATTATGGTGAATTTGGATGCGTGAATGTGAGTCTTAAGTatgcatatataaatatatgtatatacatgtgtatatatgtgtttttgtgggaaGGTGTTTCAGTGTTTGAGTTACAGTATGTATCTGTAAATGTATCTCTGTGCATCATTCTCGGCCTCTCTTGACTCCCCACACAGACAGCTCTTTGACAGGGCTGCCTGAAGCCGAGCCTAATGAAAGGATTAGTATGTGGCAGGAGTGAATACTGGACTGTGCTCTAACAGACGGCTGAATCAGGAGAGACAGGGCGTCTCTCCAGCAGTACCTCCACTGCCGACTTAGGGAATGTGGAGAGGGTGCTCGGGGGGGAAAGTGGGTGAGTGAGAGCTGGAGAGCAAAATATGGCGTCTGTGATGGAGTATCATCCTTTCAAATTACAGGAAAATCCTCATGATGTCATTCTATGAGCCCATAAAAATGTCATCCCATTAATGGTGTGATGGCAGTTTATTAACTGGTTGGTTCACAAGCAGCTCTCGCTAGTCTTGTATCCATGTGATCACAAGCTGGGAACCCTTAAATAATGACATCACTCCTCCCAGATGACTTTGTCTTCCTGTAACAAACTGCACATTGGCACTGATGCCAGTGAATCACAAACCATTCAAACAAAATAAAGCATGCACTTAGTTATGACATTGTAAAGGTCAATTTGCCTTTCTCTTGAGCAACAAATgcacttttttgcatttttatctAGACTTAACAGTAAGCCTTGAGCAGAACATGCTTATCTTCACACAATCATAAGACAAATATCACGTATAGCTATATATTCTAAAACGACTATTGATAAAAGTAATTTAAACCATTTTCTTCACATATCTTTTATGCCAAGATGCCTCTCTCTAAATATACAACACACTATAAAACATCAATCATTTACAACAAGTTATTTCTATCATCAATGAATctgttgtttatttttccaaTTAATCATTTTGACTGtattgtttaatctgtacaaaaacaaacaaggttatttcccaaaataatgaactatccctttaaacaattaaattattattcatgtcattttttttttttactgttgattaaCTTATTGACAAATATTGTCCGCacttatataaaatataggctataaaataGCTATGTAATACATGATACTGAAACAACaatgtatatctgtatctgaCAGCACTGTATTTCTTGCTGAGACGTGTTACTTTTAGAAACAATTGCCAAATGCATCACAAACACAATAGCGGTACAGACCCTCGACGGCAAAGCAGTCAATCCCTGTTGTTACGTTCCAGGAGAAAGATTCGTCACTGTAAAGTGGCTGGTGTGACTGAGATTTATGTGCAGAGAGTCACAGTCAAACTACTGAGTCTCACCGGGAATGAATGAGTTGATTCAGTCCTGGTTATTTGACTCCCCGTGGGGATAGGCATGGCTGCAGCACAGGAACACTGGCAGCTAAATAATCATGTTTGATTTTATGGGTGGCGCGATGTCGAAACAGGCGTCTGTAATTTCCTGCTTTGTGTTACAGTACTTGTGCCCATATAATGCTTAACTTTAAAGTATTTCCTGAAATAATATTTGCTATGTGACGTTTATATTTCCTTTACACATTGTGTAAAACAAGTATTATTGTATTAGAAATAGTTAAGAAAGCCataaaagaaatgcaatgtATTTCCATTAAACTATACTGTTTCCTTAGTTTTCCTTGGTTGTTTCAGCCATGCAGATGTCACTCTAGGGAtggccatgacattttgtacaaatATGCATGGTTCCCAGGGAATGAAACCAATTACTTTGGTGCTTCCCTGACCTTTCCTGTAACTTGAGCAACAATTTATTTCGTTGTTTCGTTTATTTATAGTTATCTGAATATTACACAGAAAACTTTGTTGATGAGATACTTAAGCTTCACACAAGAACCAAAGATGTCAAGACTTCCAGTAATTCCACCCAGTATTAACAGTATGTCCTCAAAATGGTTAGACTGAAACGGTTATCAAATCTAACAGTTCTTGTTTTTTGCAGCAGTGACTTCCTTCTCTAACTCTGTGCCTGACAGGATCAGCACCTGATTACTGTTTCCTGGTGTTTGTTTCAACCTTAACTGTTCTGGCACATCCTCTAACAAAGATCTCCTGGAACTGAAATTGCCAAAATCCTCTTTGCATAACAGAACTAATAAATCTACATGCAACATTGACACTGTCAGGGTTGTTTACCAACAGAGAAACAAGGCAGGGGACACATTTCCTCACTTCCTGAGACGACATAACTGATAAATGggtttccttttccttttcacATATTTCATTCTCTCTGCTAGAAATAGAAACAGAGATGCAAGAACGGAAGTGGGAGATGGCCAGAGAGAGATGAAATAAATGATCAGGCTGCCTATCataaagaagagaaaaagagaggggagaaagagaATGATTTAGTGTTTGGTGGCCAGAGATGTTTTTCCAAAACAGAGCTCTGCCGCATCTGGTTCAGCCTCCAAAATCACTTCCTCCCATCCTGCTGCAGCTTCCTGCCCATGGGGCATTTGTGTGTGCTTCAATTAGTGTGTATCTAAGTGgcaatatgtgtatgtgtatatctgtTACATTTGCAGAAAGAATATTAATGTTAACCTCTTAACGCCTGTCAACAGTGCTGTGTTTATCTTTGTGAAAATAAGGAAAAAAAGGGTGTGAGAAAAATGGAACTGCAGGAGTTTTCTGTCAGAAAACAGAAAGAATGAATTTCTTCTTCTCAGCCCTCTGCCTCATTTCTGGTTGTCAGTTACACTAGTACAGCAGAATTCACACTCAGGTAACagggtatctgtgtgtgtgctcctcTCTGTACTACAGCTTACACAGGTCAACCTTTTAAATGTCTAAGGCATTTGAGAAGCAACCTTGTGACCCTCTCATCGTGACAAATGTAGCATCTCAGCCCTGCTGTCGGATTTAAAGAGCTCATTCTCTCTGTGCTCTGCTGGTATTTAATATATTCAAGCTATAAAGAATAATGTATGCGCTGAAACCATAGAGTATGTTCTCTTCAAAGGCATACACACTTTGCACATGCATTGACTGAGAGGATGTGAGTGTGtgcctgagtgtgtgtggaaGATAGAGAAATTACAGACCACAGGGCCACAAACCACATAGAAGATACATGTTTTAGCTCTTTAACTGCAAATTCTACACTTTATATTTCCATATTCATGCTCAA
The Sander lucioperca isolate FBNREF2018 chromosome 14, SLUC_FBN_1.2, whole genome shotgun sequence genome window above contains:
- the csgalnact1a gene encoding chondroitin sulfate N-acetylgalactosaminyltransferase 1 isoform X2; its protein translation is MLHAAMLRRGLLAWVSRVGGVLVLLCCSLSLLYVMTCSPPHSDGPPLSHALPRAGPNHPGLGGTGPGIGAGVGGTGGARAPQSGGQPGVQSYQVLLQEREEQHRLHISSLKKQIAQLKEALQERSQQLKGVQESLKRAAGGPAEGQEAGAVSQGGGLGEAQGAKSQQADLQEFLRSQLSKAEVTAGTRLPSEYAVVPFESFTLQRVYQLEMGLTRHPEEKPVRKDKREALGEVLEMALHSLNTPSSQQDSRDAAEKTQTSKVYTPSDFIEGITRTEKDKGTLYELSFRGESRNEFRRLVLFRPFGPLMKVKNERVDTANVPINIIVPLSRRTDKFKHFMHNFREVCVRQDGRVHLTVVYFGKEQMSEVRSILENTSSKSSV
- the csgalnact1a gene encoding chondroitin sulfate N-acetylgalactosaminyltransferase 1 isoform X1, which codes for MLHAAMLRRGLLAWVSRVGGVLVLLCCSLSLLYVMTCSPPHSDGPPLSHALPRAGPNHPGLGGTGPGIGAGVGGTGGARAPQSGGQPGVQSYQVLLQEREEQHRLHISSLKKQIAQLKEALQERSQQLKGVQESLKRAAGGPAEGQEAGAVSQGGGLGEAQGAKSQQADLQEFLRSQLSKAEVTAGTRLPSEYAVVPFESFTLQRVYQLEMGLTRHPEEKPVRKDKREALGEVLEMALHSLNTPSSQQDSRDAAEKTQTSKVYTPSDFIEGITRTEKDKGTLYELSFRGESRNEFRRLVLFRPFGPLMKVKNERVDTANVPINIIVPLSRRTDKFKHFMHNFREVCVRQDGRVHLTVVYFGKEQMSEVRSILENTSREVHFKNYTLLQLDEEFSRGRGLDVGARAWKGGNVLLFFCDVDIYFTVDFLNTCRLNTQPGKKVFYPVLFSQYNPTLIYGSPEHVPPVEQQLVIKKDTGFWRDFGFGMTCQYRSDFINIGGFDIDIKGWGGEDVHLYRKYLHSNLLVVRAPSRGLFHLWHEKHCADELPPDQYRMCMQSKAMNEASHGQLGMLFFRHEIEAHLRKQKQQQNSNPKKT